The window AAGATAATCAATGTGTGCCTATTCTTAATTGAAAGTTAAGTTAAAGTTAAGGTTgaacacaatttttttgtttgaaagtCACAAAACACTGTATAGAAATGAACCAATAAACATAATGGTACGAAtcataatatgatatataatatatatactctaaacatactacatttggctgtgtattctatttagcgcttttggcaAATGCTGCTTCCGCTATATCAAGTACATCGATTAATGCCATGCATAAATGTATAATActagtcacattcaggaatacgctaaaTCAAATCAACGCcaacttgttaaaaaataaatttccgccaaatatcgtactaGCCAAacataatacgtttacagtattcagGTACTAGCCAAacataatacgtttacagtattcagGTACTAGCCAAacataatacgtttacagtattcagGTACTAGCCAaacataatatgtttacagtattcaGGTACTAGCCAAacataatacgtttacagtattcagGTACTAGCCAAacataatacgtttacagtattcagGTACTAGCCAaacataatatgtttacagtattcaGGTACTAGCCAAACAttatacgtttacagtattcagGTACTAGCCAAACAttatacgtttacagtattcagGTACTAGCCAAACAttatacgtttacagtattcagGTACTAGCCAaacataatatgtttacagtattcaGGTACTAGCCAAacataatacgtttacagtattcagGTACTAGCCAAacataatacgtttacagtattcagGTACTAGCCAAacataatacgtttacagtattcagGTACTAGCCAAACAttatacgtttacagtattcagGTACTAGCCAAACAttatacgtttacagtattcagGTACTAGCCAAACAttatacgtttacagtattcagGTACTAGCCAAACAttatacgtttacagtattcagGTACTAGCCAAACAttatacgtttacagtattcagGTACTAGCCAAACAttatacgtttacagtattcagGTACTAGCCAAACATTACACGTTTACAGTATTCAGGTTTGAGAGTCTTACTTCTTGGATTTGAGCTCATCATATTTCGCCAGGAATTCAATAGGTGTTTTGGTTGATTCTGCTATCTTCCGCTTAGCTTGATGTGCTGATACCTATAAATATTACAGCGGACTACAAACTACTGAGggataaatatacatgtagatttcaCATAAACCCTTAAAAGTACAATACTGTAAGATACTGCCACGTATAAGGCACCTGACACCTAAATTACATTTACCTGTTTATTACAGTAATCACAATCTCAAATATGGGAATATATAAACATAATTCCATGATTGTGTATTTATTGAACATTTAACCAATATCATAAATATTAACACAATCTAAGCTTTGTTGGTAGTTACACTTAAATCATGTTGTGTATTTTCTACACTGTAGTGATATATAGTGTGTTATATTTTCCATACCTGTGTAGTGATGTATGGTGTGTTGTGCATTTTCTATACCTGTGTAGTGATGTATGATGTGTTATATTTTCCATACCTGTGTAGTGATGTATGGTGTGTTGTATTTTCCATACCTGTGTAGTGATATATGGTGTGATGTATTTTCTATACCTGTGTAGTGATATATGGTGCGTAGTGTATTTTCTATACCTGTGTAGTGATGTATGGTGTGTTGTGTATTGTTTATACCTGTGTAGTGATGTATGGTGTGTAGTGTATTTTCTATACCTGTGTAGTGATGTATGGTGTGTAGTGTATTGTCTATACCTGTGTAGTGATATATGGTGTGTTATATTTTCCATACCTGTGTAGTGATGTATGGTGTGTTGTATTTTCTATACCTGTGTAGTGATGTATGGTGTGTTGTATTTTCTATACTGTGTAGTGATATATGGTGTGTTGTATTGTCTATACCTGTGTAGTGATGTATGGTGTGTTGTGTATTGTCAATACCTATGTAGTGATTTATGGTGTGTTGTATTTTCTATACCTGTGTAGTGATGTATGGTGTGTAGTGTATTTTCCATACCTGTGTAGTGATGTATGGTGTGTTGTATTTTCTATACCTGTGTAGTGATGTATGGTGTGTAGTGTATTTTCTATACCTGTGTAGTGATGTACTGTGTGTTGTGTATTGTCTATACCTGTGTAGTGATATATGGTGTGGTGTTTTTCAGCAGAATATCAGTATAAACCTCGGCCCCTGCATCTGCTGATTTATTTCTGTTGAAAAAAAGGACAAACATtcaaaaactaacaatttaACTCATTTCCCTAAATAAACTGTAATATTTAAACTAGCATAATATTTTCCAGAGAAATTACACTTTATTACTCAGTTGCTTATCACACTTACCCTAGAAGGTTTATAAGCTCGCTTACATGGTGGTGAATTTTAAACTCACTCATTTTAACAGCTATGTCCAATCAACctgcaagaaataaaaatgttgtgcTAAAGATGCTCGTGATTCCAATTCTTGCATTGGACTCATTGGAATGACCTAGTTAATGTAAAATCAAACTTGCTAAGAACAAAGTAGGGAATAGAAAAATCTCGACTAAAAGTTTTGTGGAGTCTCTGGAGTAAAATTTTAGAGTTATTATGGACCCTCATGACTGATATAATATTACTGATCTCTGATCTAATGAATTCACAAATAATATAGGCAATTTATACTGAGTTGCATAGgatgaaaaacaacaaaatttacatcttttataattatttgttttgtagAACTTTTCAATGTTATTATCAAAACCAactgaatttatattttttttaaacttatttcaaCAATGatcaggtccagtacaatctccagatttagctatatagcttgaataagctaaatagctttattaagctatttAGAGTAGCTTCATTTAGCTATTTTGtcttacatttttcttaaatttgtaattttatcagtatgtataaaaaatcgCACTTAAGTCCTGTGatagttttcaactttgaactgttctgtaaacaatgcatgtaaagGATACTCATCAATTTGCGTCTCCTTAAGAGACTTTGCACTAAAAGTTTTGGGGCAACTGATGCATGACCACACAGTTActtcttgaatgaaatataaaggaggtcagttatggtaaacaagataattgattggtaataatttATCACAATGAGAAGAAATCATACTTATCCACGTCTCATTGCACACAAAGTGGTAAACAGTTACCCAAAGTCCAAacaatggaaatattttttttgcttataaGTGTTGAAAAGCTGCAGTGTTAAAACTATCTTTAATTGTGGTCAAGTTTATTATGGCCAATGGTGCAAATATGAGTAGCAAGTTAATTGCGATTTTTTGTCCATTtcttacaataaatattttcttcaaaaactgcACATAAATAGCTTTGTCAAACTATTTTGAATAGCTAAataaagctatatagctaaatcaagaGATTGTACTAGCTGGACCTGTTGatctttcaatttttaatcataTGCTTCTTAAACATCCCTGGCTATAGCAATGTAATGGATTTAGATTCCATATGCTGTAATGGACTTCGCTATAATCGTGTTTTACTGTAGATGCTGTGTTGGATTATCAAATGCATTTTctgaatttgtaaacaatgataTACACAAAACTGGAGACATCTCTACTTTCATTCAGTATACCACCATCAGAAATCGTGTCATACTTTGGACCAATCACATAGTGGACTGTAACATACGACCTACCTTACATATTACATGTCTAAATGAGTGGCTTGGTTTATTTTTCCATCCGTTTTATTATTCCCGCCACCATGTTTATCATGTAGACGCTTGAAAGTATGTTATAAAACGTATTATGCATAGAAAATAACTCTGTTAATGTTGAAAGATACTATTTACGCATATTTTCTTACATTCTTGCATAAgagagatattttaattttcttttagaaGAATATTCTGTAATTTAGTTTAAACCGATGTGAGATTTATTCTGATATTAGTCAAACCAATATCAAACGCCTGAACGACAAAGACTTTACATTCTTTGGTCGAAAATAAGATGAGTTTACTACGGATTAATTCTTGATTGCACACGCTTTATAACATATTGATTAAGCCAGAAAAGCAGCAATTAAGAAGTCCTAATCATTGTGGcacaatactttaaaaataatattttctcgaAAGATCCTGAGATCATGTAGTCAGTGTAAACAAATGGAGCAAATTTGGAATACGATGGAAAACAAGTTTTGTCATGCGTCCCTATGAAAACTGTAGTATGTATACACTAGATAATGTCAACAGTATGTGTTTCATGGAGGAAGCGAATAATTTAATTTGACAATAGtgtttagatatgatttgtaaattgaaattaaaaatttaatcatcaATGAGTAAAGAAGACTGAATTTTGAAGCAGCTTAGAGCGTTTATCTgtttattattaaaaggtaattCTTCCTGTGGTTTTTAAAGACATTTCATACTCAAAGTAAAAATACTgtgggtaaataaaaaatatcaataatatttcaatttcacACTGAGTGatgattgaaaaagaaatgattGTGTTTTTAGATTTGATGCCTTGAGGACCAAAAATGTTGGTTGAACGCTACCGTCCAATACTGTTCATACAGTACCTCCTCCTCATAGTGGATCTGTTCATGAACTCATTCATTGAAATGCTCCGATTTGAGAATGTCATCCTTTTAGTGCTTTATGTGTAAGTAGTTCtttgtgtgaaaatattatTCTGACTTCGGACCAGGTGACACAGGCTCAGTCTGTGGTGCTAACCTGTCCAACTTCCTCTCTTTTGGCATGAGtttgttgtttacatttattaacCAGCATTTCCCCAGACCAATACAACCACTTCATTGACTTTAGAAATCAGACACGcttgttaataattttttttacagatttacaTTTGACATTGGCATCACTCATCACATGATGTAACCTAattcaaaacagttttaaaaatgaaagtaacataaatcaaaacagttttaaaaatgaaagtaacataaatcaaaatagatttaaaaataaatgtattacaaaagatatgaaaactacattttatgaattaatgcatAAACAGATTTCTTTATGCAGCAATAATCAAGGACTAGAGTGCTGATTTCTGTTCTCCTTGTTTTTCAGTATTCAGGATGTATGTATCTTGTTTGCGGTTATCGTGGTATTCCTGCTCTTCTTCAACACCTACATCTTCCAGGCCGGCCTTGTCAATATCCTCATCGAAAAATTCAAGGTCGCTATAGGAATAACCTTTATTTACTTTGGACTGAATGTTGGTCTTCATGTATGGGAAATGGTATGTCATACctgttttgttttgggttttttttatctgtaaaacTCTCTGGGTTGAATTTCTTCCTTATCTGAAAATGGA is drawn from Crassostrea angulata isolate pt1a10 chromosome 5, ASM2561291v2, whole genome shotgun sequence and contains these coding sequences:
- the LOC128184851 gene encoding transmembrane protein 138-like; protein product: MLVERYRPILFIQYLLLIVDLFMNSFIEMLRFENVILLVLYVIQDVCILFAVIVVFLLFFNTYIFQAGLVNILIEKFKVAIGITFIYFGLNVGLHVWEMTLRWDDPNQYIWETPGFIPLFVIQRTGAVLYYYFYKRTALQLGDPRFYQDSEWIRKEFERRR